The nucleotide window GAAAAGCTGGAGGCGCTTATCAAGGCGGGCATGAACGTCGCACGCCTCAACATGTCCCACGCGACCCACGAGTATCACGCGAACCTCATTAAGAACATCCGCTATGTATCGGAAGCACTGGACCGTCCGGTCGGCATTCTCATGGACCTGCAGGGGCCCAAGATACGCATCGGCACGCTGAAGGAAAATGTCATCCTGAAGCCCGGGCAGAAGTACATTATCACCACCCGGGACGTTCCCGGCAACTCAAAGGAAGTCCACGTACCGTTCAAGGACCTGCCTCAATCCGTGGCCTCCGGCCAGACCCTGCTCATCGACGACGGCCTGATCGAGCTGACCGTCGAGGAAGTCAAAGGCAGCGACATTATCACACAGGTCGTCCGGGGCGGAGAGCTCAAGAATAACAAGGGAATAAACCTGCCCCAGTCGACCATCAATACCCGGTCCATCACGGACAAGGACGTCGAGGACCTGATGTTCGGCCTCGACCAGCATGTCACGATGATCGCCATGTCCTTCGTGCGGACTCCGCAGGACGTGCTGGACCTGCGCAGGATCATCGAGGACAACCAGGCCGACATACCCATCATCGCCAAAATTGAGAAGCACGAGGCCGTCAAGAACATCGACGGCATCATCGACGTGGTTAACGGCATCATGGTCGCCAGGGGGGACCTCGGCATTGAAATACCGATGGCCGAAGTGCCCATCGTCCAGAAGATGATTATCTCAAAATGTAACGCCAAGGCCATACCGGTCATCACGGCGACCCAGATGCTCGACTCCATGATCCGGAACCCCATACCGACACGGGCCGAGGCGACGGACGTCGCCAACGCCGTCTTCGACGGGACGGACGCGTTGATGCTTTCGGGCGAGACGGCCTTCGGCGAATACCCGGTTAAAGCGGTAGAGACCATGGCCAGGATCGCGGAATACACCGAGGCTTCCTCTTATTATAAGCATGCTATAGCGGCCAAGACGCCTCACCCATCGCTATCTATCACCGATTCGGTCGCCTTCGCGACGGCAGAAGCCGCCCGCAACCTGAAGGCTCAGGCGATCATCACTGCCACGCAAACAGGCTACTCCGCGAGAAAAGTATCTAAATATAAGCCGCAAATTCCGGCCTACGCCGTTACCAGCAACAGGGACGTAATTGAACAGCTCACGGTATCGTGGGGCATATTTCCGGTGCATATCGGGCAGCCCCCCGACCTCGACGGGCTCATCGAAGAATCCGTGGACACATGCATTAAAAAAGGTTATATTAAAAACGGCGATCTGGTCGTCATCACGGCCGGCATACTGACCGGCATACCTGGAGGTACTAACATCATGAAGATACACGCAGTCGCAAAAGAGATGGCACAAGGGATGGGTATCGGAAAGGGAATCGTGAAAGGCATCGTCCGGATCATAGCGTCGCCCGGCGACT belongs to Methanocella sp. and includes:
- the pyk gene encoding pyruvate kinase, which produces MRKTKIVCTIGPACETQEKLEALIKAGMNVARLNMSHATHEYHANLIKNIRYVSEALDRPVGILMDLQGPKIRIGTLKENVILKPGQKYIITTRDVPGNSKEVHVPFKDLPQSVASGQTLLIDDGLIELTVEEVKGSDIITQVVRGGELKNNKGINLPQSTINTRSITDKDVEDLMFGLDQHVTMIAMSFVRTPQDVLDLRRIIEDNQADIPIIAKIEKHEAVKNIDGIIDVVNGIMVARGDLGIEIPMAEVPIVQKMIISKCNAKAIPVITATQMLDSMIRNPIPTRAEATDVANAVFDGTDALMLSGETAFGEYPVKAVETMARIAEYTEASSYYKHAIAAKTPHPSLSITDSVAFATAEAARNLKAQAIITATQTGYSARKVSKYKPQIPAYAVTSNRDVIEQLTVSWGIFPVHIGQPPDLDGLIEESVDTCIKKGYIKNGDLVVITAGILTGIPGGTNIMKIHAVAKEMAQGMGIGKGIVKGIVRIIASPGDFSSIEKGDIIVIKEADIDRIEDIKKASAILSEESGLTSFSAIIGREMNIPVVVGIKGATSKFKDGLKVTIDTVSGLVYEGYINLPGD